From the Hylaeus volcanicus isolate JK05 chromosome 4, UHH_iyHylVolc1.0_haploid, whole genome shotgun sequence genome, one window contains:
- the LOC128875832 gene encoding cell division cycle-associated protein 7-like produces the protein MSEDNYDELRRKNIAERNAFFAEVFKDFKKQTNEIEGLSKKYKSTDNLENEPPKKRRRTVSGAIYDDNFKINRVQLGFRRKYNTRSRVKNLSKDDSNTSKNEEEKENDDDLDKPRRNRSKLQVLFSWAKPMQRSIDLMNMGVCDVDQEEEQYSDDDDDDDGDDDDDDDDSFNYTKKKRVYKVSKTPYDPNNIPSVDEITDKMLNNVAEKSSLKTYSSINGTSCHQCRQKTLDTKTVCRSGECVGVRGQFCGPCLRGRYGESAVEALKDPNWACPPCRGLCNCSICRTRSGLRPTGILAPVVQEEGYSSVMDYLNSTDIDKT, from the exons ATGAGTGAAGATAATTACGACGaacttcgaagaaaaaatatagcCGAAAGAAATGCCTTC TTTGCTGAAGTTTTTAAGgactttaaaaaacaaacaaatgagATAGAAGGACTGTCAAAGAAGTATAAAAGCACGGATAATTTAGAGAATGAACCACCGAAAAAAAGACGAAGAACTGTTTCTGGAGCTATTTATGATgataactttaaaattaaccgCGTGCAACTCGGATTCCGTAGAAAATACAATACTAGGAGCAGAGTGAAAAATTTAAGCAAAGACGACTCGAATACCTCGAAGAATgaggaggagaaggagaaTGATGATGATTTAGACAAACCTAGACGTAATAGATCTAAACTACAGGTTTTGTTCTCTTGGGCAAAACCAATGCAACGGTCAATTGATCTAATGAATATGGGAGTTTGTGATGTAGACCAAGAAGAAGAGCAATACAGTGATGATGATGACGATGATGAtggtgatgatgatgatgatgatgatgattcttttaattatactaaGAAAAAGAGGGTTTACAAAGTATCAAAGACTCCATATGACCCAAACAACATACCTTCCGTTGATGAAATTACAGATAAGATGCTGAACAATGTAGCAGAGAAAAGttctttaaaaacatattCTAGCATTAATGGTACTAGCTGTCATCAGTGCAGACAGAAAACTTTAGATACAAAAACAGTATGCAGATCAGGAGAATGTGTTGGAGTCAGGGGACAATTTTGTGGACCTTGTTTAAGAGGAAGATACGGTGAAAGTGCTGTTGAAGCATTAAAAGACCCT aacTGGGCTTGTCCTCCCTGCCGTGGTTTGTGCAACTGCAGCATATGTAGAACAAGAAGCGGTTTGCGTCCTACCGGAATTTTAGCTCCTGTAGTGCAGGAGGAAGGATATTCGTCTGTAATGGACTACCTCAACTCCACTGATATTGACAAAACATGA
- the LOC128875828 gene encoding ornithine aminotransferase, mitochondrial isoform X1 → MESLARSMFRSTRGISKGKLLNPVYQNEKNCRTITSQEVFERESKYGAHNYHPLPVAVCRAEGVFMWDVEGKRYFDFLSAYSAVNQGHCHPRIYKTLVEQAKLLTLTSRAFYSDALGELEEYITKLFGYEKWLPMNTGVEGGETACKVSRRWGYTCKGIPENQAKIIFAEGNFWGRTLSAVSSSTDPTSYKGFGPFMPGFEVIPYDDLEALQRTLADPNVCAFMVEPIQGEAGVVVPKDGYLKGVRDICTKNNVLWIADEVQTGLARTGKRLAVDHENVKPDILILGKALSGGFYPVSGILANDSVMLTIKPGEHGSTYGGNPLGSKVAIEALRVLEEEKLAENAEKMGQIFRTELRKLPKDVVTLVRGKGLLNAIVINEKIDAMDICLKLKDAGLLAKPTHQHIIRLAPPLVINEQQIRECVDIISKTIVQYAK, encoded by the exons ATGGAATCGTTAGCTCGAAGCATGTTTCGAAGCACACGGGGAATTTCTAAAGGAAAACTTTTGAATCCCGTCTATCAG AACGAGAAGAATTGTCGTACGATCACGTCTCAAGAGGTATTCGAACGAGAATCGAAGTACGGTGCTCACAATTATCACCCTCTCCCTGTTGCGGTATGCAGAGCCGAAGGTGTCTTCATGTGGGACGTCGAGGGCAAACGGTACTTCGACTTTTTGAGCGCTTACTCCGCCGTTAATCAAGGCCACTGTCACCCGAGAATTTACAAGACCCTGGTCGAACAGGCGAAACTCTTAACTTTGACCTCGAGGGCCTTCTACTCTGACGCGTTGGGCGAGTTGGAGGAATACATCACGAAACTCTTCGG GTACGAGAAATGGTTGCCAATGAATACAGGAGTCGAAGGCGGTGAAACCGCGTGCAAAGTGTCGCGCAGATGGGGTTACACGTGTAAAGGTATACCAGAGAATCAGGCGAAAATCATTTTCGCGGAAGGCAACTTTTGGGGGAGGACGCTGAGCGCCGTGTCCTCGAGCACAGACCCCACCAGTTACAAAGGCTTTGGCCCATTTATGCCTGGATTCGAGGTGATCCCGTACGACGATCTCGAGGCACTTCAGCGAACCTTGGCCGATCCCAACGTCTGCGCGTTTATGGTAGAACCTATACAAGGCGAGGCTGGCGTTGTAGTACCAAAG gaTGGATACCTAAAAGGAGTAAGAGATATCTGTACGAAAAACAACGTCTTGTGGATAGCGGACGAAGTGCAAACCGGTTTAGCCAGGACGGGAAAACGATTAGCCGTAGACCACGAGAACGTCAAGCCAGACATCTTGATTCTCGGGAAAGCTCTCTCGGGTGGCTTCTACCCGGTGTCTGGTATACTAGCCAACGATTCTGTAATGCTGACCATTAAGCCTGGCGAACACGGTTCGACTTACGGAGGTAATCCACTGGGAAGCAAAGTCGCCATCGAGGCTCTTCGTGTGTTGGAGGAGGAGAAGCTGGCGGAGAACGCCGAAAAGATGGGCCAGATTTTCAGAACCGAACTTAGGAAACTTCCGAAGGACGTGGTCACTCTGGTCAGAGGAAAGGGACTCCTCAACGCTATAGTCATCAACGAGAAGATCGACGCCATGGATATCTGTTTGAAGCTGAAGGATGCTGGTCTGCTCGCGAAACCAACGCATCAGCATATAATCAGATTAGCTCCACCGCTGGTCATCAACGAACAACAAATACGAGAATGCGTcgatattatttctaaaaccATTGTCCAATACGCTAAGTAA
- the LOC128875828 gene encoding ornithine aminotransferase, mitochondrial isoform X2 translates to MWDVEGKRYFDFLSAYSAVNQGHCHPRIYKTLVEQAKLLTLTSRAFYSDALGELEEYITKLFGYEKWLPMNTGVEGGETACKVSRRWGYTCKGIPENQAKIIFAEGNFWGRTLSAVSSSTDPTSYKGFGPFMPGFEVIPYDDLEALQRTLADPNVCAFMVEPIQGEAGVVVPKDGYLKGVRDICTKNNVLWIADEVQTGLARTGKRLAVDHENVKPDILILGKALSGGFYPVSGILANDSVMLTIKPGEHGSTYGGNPLGSKVAIEALRVLEEEKLAENAEKMGQIFRTELRKLPKDVVTLVRGKGLLNAIVINEKIDAMDICLKLKDAGLLAKPTHQHIIRLAPPLVINEQQIRECVDIISKTIVQYAK, encoded by the exons ATGTGGGACGTCGAGGGCAAACGGTACTTCGACTTTTTGAGCGCTTACTCCGCCGTTAATCAAGGCCACTGTCACCCGAGAATTTACAAGACCCTGGTCGAACAGGCGAAACTCTTAACTTTGACCTCGAGGGCCTTCTACTCTGACGCGTTGGGCGAGTTGGAGGAATACATCACGAAACTCTTCGG GTACGAGAAATGGTTGCCAATGAATACAGGAGTCGAAGGCGGTGAAACCGCGTGCAAAGTGTCGCGCAGATGGGGTTACACGTGTAAAGGTATACCAGAGAATCAGGCGAAAATCATTTTCGCGGAAGGCAACTTTTGGGGGAGGACGCTGAGCGCCGTGTCCTCGAGCACAGACCCCACCAGTTACAAAGGCTTTGGCCCATTTATGCCTGGATTCGAGGTGATCCCGTACGACGATCTCGAGGCACTTCAGCGAACCTTGGCCGATCCCAACGTCTGCGCGTTTATGGTAGAACCTATACAAGGCGAGGCTGGCGTTGTAGTACCAAAG gaTGGATACCTAAAAGGAGTAAGAGATATCTGTACGAAAAACAACGTCTTGTGGATAGCGGACGAAGTGCAAACCGGTTTAGCCAGGACGGGAAAACGATTAGCCGTAGACCACGAGAACGTCAAGCCAGACATCTTGATTCTCGGGAAAGCTCTCTCGGGTGGCTTCTACCCGGTGTCTGGTATACTAGCCAACGATTCTGTAATGCTGACCATTAAGCCTGGCGAACACGGTTCGACTTACGGAGGTAATCCACTGGGAAGCAAAGTCGCCATCGAGGCTCTTCGTGTGTTGGAGGAGGAGAAGCTGGCGGAGAACGCCGAAAAGATGGGCCAGATTTTCAGAACCGAACTTAGGAAACTTCCGAAGGACGTGGTCACTCTGGTCAGAGGAAAGGGACTCCTCAACGCTATAGTCATCAACGAGAAGATCGACGCCATGGATATCTGTTTGAAGCTGAAGGATGCTGGTCTGCTCGCGAAACCAACGCATCAGCATATAATCAGATTAGCTCCACCGCTGGTCATCAACGAACAACAAATACGAGAATGCGTcgatattatttctaaaaccATTGTCCAATACGCTAAGTAA
- the LOC128875830 gene encoding ornithine aminotransferase, mitochondrial-like has protein sequence MYPTRTKIFSLTRELGSKRFLSSQELIERDNKYGGRHFKPLPVVLVKGEGVCLWDVDGKRYLDFLAGFSTVNQGHCHPRLVKVMNEQMRKLAHTSRAFYTEPHGELGEYLTKLFGWDKFLPMNTGVEAGETAIKVARRWGYRVKKIPKEQATVVFAKGNFFGRSIAALSASTDPNCYTDFGPYVPRFDKVPYNDLKALEEKFKQDPTVCAFMVEPIQGEAGVIIPNDGYLKGVRDLCTKYNVLWIADEVQTGLCRTGKRLAVDHENQRPDILILGKALSGGVYPVSGILADAQIMDSLETGSHGSTFGGSPLGNRVALEAVRILEEENLAENARKLGEIVRETLQKLPKEIATEFRGRGLLTGLVINKDFAEGWDICLKLKEAGLLTRPAHGQILRISPPLTITEDQLREGLNIITTVLKNYK, from the exons ATGTATCCGACGAGAACGAAAATTTTCAGCTTGACGAGGGAGCTGGGCTCGAAAAGATTCCTGAGCTCGCAAGAGCTGATAGAACGAGACAACAAGTACGGAGGCAGACACTTCAAACCACTTCCAGTGGTCCTCGTGAAGGGCGAGGGTGTCTGTTTGTGGGACGTCGATGGAAAGCGTTACCTCGACTTCCTGGCTGGATTTTCAACTGTTAACCAGGGCCACTGTCACCCAAGGTTGGTGAAAGTGATGAACGAGCAAATGAGGAAGCTTGCTCATACTTCCAGGGCATTTTACACGGAACCTCACGGTGAACTAGGAGAGTATCTCACCAAACTCTTTGGATGGGACAAGTTCTTACCCATGAATACTG GCGTCGAAGCGGGTGAAACCGCTATCAAGGTAGCTAGACGTTGGGGGTACAGAGTCAAAAAGATACCTAAAGAACAAGCGACCGTCGTCTTTGCGAAAGGCAATTTCTTTGGACGCTCTATAGCGGCGCTCTCAGCCTCGACGGATCCGAATTGTTACACCGACTTCGGACCTTACGTGCCCCGTTTTGACAAGGTCCCATACAACGATCTCAAGGCATTGGAGGAGAAATTCAAGCAGGACCCGACAGTTTGCGCGTTCATGGTAGAACCCATCCAGGGCGAAGCTGGAGTCATAATTCCCAAC GACGGCTACTTGAAAGGCGTACGAGATCTCTGCACCAAGTACAATGTGTTGTGGATCGCTGACGAGGTTCAGACTGGCTTGTGCAGAACGGGCAAACGATTGGCGGTGGATCACGAGAATCAGAGACCAGACATTCTCATTTTAGGAAAAGCGTTGTCTGGAGGCGTTTACCCTGTGTCTGGAATTTTAGCTGACGCACAA ATAATGGACTCTCTGGAGACAGGCTCGCACGGTAGCACTTTCGGCGGAAGTCCGCTTGGAAACAGAGTGGCCTTGGAGGCAGTGAGAATCTTAGAAGAGGAGAATCTCGCAGAAAACGCAAGGAAGCTTGGAGAAATTGTACGAGAAACGTTACAAAAACTACCGAAAGAAATAGCGACGGAATTCCGTGGGCGCGGTTTGTTGACTGGCTTGGTGATAAACAAAG ACTTTGCTGAAGGCTGGGATATCTGCTTGAAGCTGAAAGAAGCTGGCTTGTTGACTAGACCCGCTCACGGGCAAATATTGAGAATATCTCCACCGCTTACCATCACGGAAGATCAACTTAGAGAAGGACTGAACATAATAACTACTGTtctgaaaaattacaaatga
- the LOC128875827 gene encoding zinc finger protein 91-like: MFIVTKEIDSENISKLCRTCLREDGDKMVCLFVGPAGSSLAAKLRSLSCLEVWQGDGLPEKMCDRCVTRAESALLYREQCRAADRALRQAALRVSGLTSYATVSGCKLYQENQGFVPLQNSHKTLKCIECGAVFMSYQELCAHSRLHLPFIQDNIPVQHMHIVESQNPYLNFNFSHLSSNLTTDGVQNTQLSPLIRSNMMQMIPINGENPSRAACALHCSLCNHTFTNRTQLMSHNIAHSTENIDMSCDNENIDICENSNQIPQNLSYERSINSVENSIQNVSYQRSSTNDNNEIQNLSFPVHIDLEEVQSESPQRMQNTAMHSENDMLDTRALRFTKDLERTDSREDIDRYNLCPPNLDYKERIEQENPDNVQSKKYKCEVCSKLFSQRSKLLTHRLSHSGQQPFKCQNCEKAYSSKSKLNAHMRLHTKTNVHRCKVCDKIFAYPSYLREHLKTHKRDSNDSRTEENRSFECVSCKKRFRLLKNLRAHERLHTGKGLVQCEICDKRFSQSYNLKVHLRTHKATRSHKCEYCNKCFVQKGNLVEHLRIHTKVKPFECKICGKRFSQSSHLKNHEASHASLRQYQCRLCGKRFKLANHLKRHLTLHTGAKAYKCDQCDQLFSQAFSLTRHLKRHESHM; the protein is encoded by the exons ATGTTTATCGTTACGAAAGAGATCGACAGTGAAAATATCAGTAAATTATGTCGCACATGCTTAAGAGAGGATGGCGATAAAATGGTTTGTTTATTCGTGGGACCGGCTGGTTCCTCTCTCGCTGCCAAGTTGCGGTCTCTCTCGTGCCTAGaa GTTTGGCAAGGTGATGGTCTACCAGAGAAAATGTGCGACCGGTGTGTAACCAGAGCAGAATCTGCTTTACTGTACAGGGAACAATGTCGTGCAGCTGACAGAGCATTGAGGCAAGCTGCTCTTAGG GTCTCAGGTCTGACATCGTATGCCACAGTTTCTGGATGTAAATTATATCAAGAAAATCAGGGATTTGTTCCTCTTCAAAACTCgcataaaacattaaaatgtatagaatGTGGTGCTGTATTTATGAGCTATCAAGAATTATGTGCCCACAGCAGATTACACTTACCTTTTATTCAAGACAACATACCTGTACAACACATGCACATAGTCGAATCTCAAAATCCGTATCttaactttaattttagtCATTTAAGCTCTAATTTGACCACAGACGGCGTTCAAAATACGCAATTGTCTCCGTTGATTAGATCGAATATGATGCAAATGATTCCGATAAATGGGGAAAATCCTAGCCGAGCGGCCTGCGCTCTGCACTGTTCCTTGTGCAATCATACGTTTACTAATCGAACGCAATTAATGAGCCATAATATCGCCCACAGCACGGAAAACATAGATATGTCCTGcgacaatgaaaatatagatatCTGCGAGAATTCCAATCAGATTCCTCAGAATTTAAGCTACGAAAGGTCTATCAACTCCGTCGAGAATTCGATTCAAAATGTATCGTATCAAAGATCGTCGACAAACGATAACAATGAAATACAGAATTTAAGTTTCCCTGTGCATATAGATCTAGAGGAGGTACAAAGCGAAAGTCCTCAGCGTATGCAAAATACAGCGATGCATTCCGAGAACGACATGCTCGATACACGCGCGTTAAGATTTACAAAAGATCTCGAGCGAACGGACAGCAGGGAAGATATCGACAGATATAATTTATGTCCGCCTAATCTCGATTATAAGGAACGGATCGAACAAGAAAATCCTGATAACGTGCAATCGAAGAAGTACAAATGCGAGGTATGTTCGAAATTGTTCTCGCAGAGATCGAAACTATTGACGCACCGGCTGTCGCACTCTGGTCAGCAACCTTTCAAATGTCAGAACTGCGAGAAAGCGTACTCGTCTAAGAGCAAGCTGAACGCTCACATGCGTCTCCACACGAAGACCAACGTGCACCGATGCAAAGTGTGCGACAAAATATTCGCGTATCCGTCCTACCTGCGGGAACACCTGAAAACTCACAAACGGGATTCCAATGACTCGAGAACCGAGGAGAACAGAAGCTTCGAATGCGTTAGTTGTAAAAAAAGGTTTCGACTTCTGAAGAACCTGAGAGCCCACGAAAGACTTCACACAGGGAAAGGTTTGGTCCAGTGCGAGATATGTGATAAAAGATTCAGCCAAAGTTACAACCTGAAGGTTCATCTGCGAACGCACAAGGCGACCAGGTCGCACAAGTGCGAGTACTGCAACAAATGTTTCGTTCAAAAAGGAAATCTCGTGGAGCATCTGAGGATCCACACCAAAGTAAAACCTTTCGAATGTAAAATCTGTGGAAAGCGTTTCTCTCAGTCTAGTCATCTGAAGAATCACGAGGCGTCGCATGCCTCTCTTAGACAATATCAGTGCCGATTGTGCGGGAAACGATTCAAATTAGCGAATCATTTAAAGAGACATTTAACTTTGCATACCGGTGCCAAAGCGTACAAATGCGATCAATGCGACCAACTGTTCTCGCAAGCGTTTAGTTTAACGAGGCATTTGAAGAGGCACGAGTCACACATGTAA
- the LOC128875400 gene encoding V-type proton ATPase subunit e 2-like, with translation MAASLLPLLFFTVLWGVVGIVLPFFVPKGVNRGILQVILMLTAFTCWLFWLCCYMSQMNPLIGPKLNNVTILMMAREWTNRDLTSE, from the exons atggcAGCTTCGTTGTTaccgttattattttttaccgtaCTTTGGGGAGTAGTAGGAATCGTTTTACCCTTTTTCGTTCCAAAGGGAGTCAATCGAGG AATTCTTCAGGTTATTCTTATGCTGACAGCCTTTACGTGTTGGTTATT ttGGTTATGTTGCTACATGTCACAAATGAATCCACTTATTGGACCAAAACTGAATAATGTTACAATTCTCATGATGGCTCGTGAATGG ACCAACAGGGATCTCACATCAGAATGA